The Falco rusticolus isolate bFalRus1 chromosome 5, bFalRus1.pri, whole genome shotgun sequence genome has a segment encoding these proteins:
- the RPS19BP1 gene encoding active regulator of SIRT1 isoform X1 — MSASLLRRGLELLEAPGRGKAPPGLTEGRDGPRAAGAARRRKRAPEPRRNKATVKGRVVKSVIEEYHKKKAVNHLRANLQYMLKGQFVANKAITEQVLAQNRGRKAKDQPPKKMAKKKPEGTVFTEEDFRKFEREYFGRP, encoded by the exons ATGTCGGCCTCCCTGCTGCGGCGaggcctggagctgctggaggcgCCGG GCCGGGGAAAGGCGCCGCCGGGACTCACGGAGGGGCGGGACGGCCCCAGGGCGGCGGGCGCTGCGAGGCGGAGGAAGAGGGCGCCGGAGCCCCGCAGGAACAAGGCCACGGTCAAGGGCAGAGTCGTGAAGTCAGTGATAG AGGAGTATCATAAGAAGAAGGCTGTGAATCACTTGAGAGCAAACCTGCAGTACATGTTGAAGGGACAATTTGTTGCAAACAAAGCCATCACAGAACAA GTTCTTGCTCAGAACAGAGGCAGGAAGGCCAAAGATCAGCCTCCAAAGAAGATGGCAAAGAAGAAGCCTGAGGGCACTGTCTTTACTGAGGAAGATTTCCGTAAATTTGAGAGAGAATACTTTGGGAGACCATAA
- the ATF4 gene encoding cyclic AMP-dependent transcription factor ATF-4, which translates to MSLLNNEMLLGDSLSPFSQPCSVAEESLGLLDDYLEVAEPLGSHGFSSDKAKAVSSNWLAVDSLGNTIDSSQEDAFSGMEWMVEKMDLKEFDFDALLGMEHLEATVSPDELMATLEDTCDLLFNPTIQEFHSKEPSLITDLIAHLPESPIGADPMAPLASLWSFPLSPGSLTSTPDHSFSLELGSEVDVLEGERKQEAPTFVVVITKSEKEEENHSDDSGICMSPDSYLGTPQHSPTNSVGSPNDNQFPADASCGSVRSKPYDHPAEKVVPAKIKGEKKIDKKLKKMEQNKTAATRYRQKKRAEQEALSGECRELEQKNQALKEKADSLSKEIQYLKDLIEEVRKAKGKRARVPE; encoded by the exons ATGAGCCTCTTGAACAACGAGATGCTGTTGGGGGATTCATTATCCCCCTTCAGCCAGCCGTGTTCGGTGGCTGAGGAAAGTCTGGGACTCCTAGATGACTACCTGGAGGTGGCCGAGCCCCTCGGTTCGCATGGGTTCTCCAGCGACAAGGCTAAGGCAGTCTCCTCCAATTGGCTTGCTGTGGACAGTTTAGGCAACACCATAGATAGCAGCCAGG AGGATGCCTTCTCTGGCATGGAGTGGATGGTGGAGAAGATGGATCTGAAGGAATTTGATTTTGATGCCCTGTTAGGTATGGAACATCTGGAAGCCACCGTCTCACCAGACGAGCTGATGGCCACGTTGGAAGACACGTGTGATCTCCTATTTAACCCTACCATCCAGGAATTTCACAGCAAAGAACCTTCACTGATAACTGACCTAATTGCCCATCTCCCTGAATCTCCAATTGGAGCAGATCCAATGGCCCCATTGGCTTCCCTTTGgtcttttcccctctccccagggtCTCTGACTTCCACTCCAGACCACTCGTTTAGTTTAGAATTAGGTAGTGAAGTGGATGttctggaaggagaaagaaaacaggaggcCCCCACCTTTGTGGTAGTGATCACCAAGtctgagaaagaggaggagaaccATTCTGATGATAGTGGAATATGCATGAGCCCAGACTCCTACCTGGGGACACCCCAACATAGTCCTACCAATTCAGTTGGATCCCCCAATGACAACCAGTTCCCTGCAGATGCCAGCTGTGGCTCTGTGCGGTCCAAACCGTATGATCATCCTGCAGAGAAGGTAGTGCCAGCaaagataaaaggagaaaagaaaatagataaGAAATTGAAAAAGATGGAGCAGAATAAGACAGCTGCCACACGTTACCGGCAGAAGAAGAGAGCAGAACAGGAGGCGCTGTCTGGGGAGTGCAGAGAGTTGGAGCAGAAGAATCAGGCcctgaaggagaaagcagattCCCTTAGTAAGGAAATTCAGTACTTGAAAGATCTGATTGAAGAGGTCCGCAAGGCCAAGGGCAAAAGAGCTAGAGTCCCCGAGTAG
- the RPS19BP1 gene encoding active regulator of SIRT1 isoform X2, translated as MSASLLRRGLELLEAPGRGKAPPGLTEGRDGPRAAGAARRRKRAPEPRRNKATVKGRVVKSVIEEYHKKKAVNHLRANLQYMLKGQFVANKAITEQLQLAKKPWFRPSPYCLLTWPSL; from the exons ATGTCGGCCTCCCTGCTGCGGCGaggcctggagctgctggaggcgCCGG GCCGGGGAAAGGCGCCGCCGGGACTCACGGAGGGGCGGGACGGCCCCAGGGCGGCGGGCGCTGCGAGGCGGAGGAAGAGGGCGCCGGAGCCCCGCAGGAACAAGGCCACGGTCAAGGGCAGAGTCGTGAAGTCAGTGATAG AGGAGTATCATAAGAAGAAGGCTGTGAATCACTTGAGAGCAAACCTGCAGTACATGTTGAAGGGACAATTTGTTGCAAACAAAGCCATCACAGAACAA CTTCAGCTGGCAAAGAAGCCCTGGTTCAGACCTTCACCTTACTGTCTATTGACCTGGCCTTCTCTGTAG